A DNA window from Gigantopelta aegis isolate Gae_Host chromosome 4, Gae_host_genome, whole genome shotgun sequence contains the following coding sequences:
- the LOC121370169 gene encoding ice nucleation protein-like yields the protein MAEGCGCVLVEGCACVLVEGCVCVLVEGCVLVEGCACALVEDDYTPAKYVTQSVYADDAHMEVLISSLRQVLMFSLQQVLMFSLLQVLISSLLQVLISSLRQVLMFSLQQVLMFSLQQVLMSSLLQVLMSSLQQVLMSSLQEGSNIFLTAGSVIFFTAGSNVFLAAGSNVFFPAGSNVFLTAGSNVFLTAGSNVFLTAGSAGSNVFLAAGSNVFLTAGSNVFLTAGSNVFLTAGSNVFLAACSNVFLTAGSNVFLAACSNVFLTAGSNVFLTAGSNAFLTAGSNVFHTACSNFFLTAGSNVFLTAGSNVFLTTGSNVFLTAGSNIFLTGGSNVFLTAGSIIFFTAGSNVFLTAGSSVFLTAGSNVFFTAGSNIFLTAGSNVFLTAGSNVFLTAGSNVFLTAGSNVFLTAGSNVFLTAGSNVFLTACSNFFLTAGSNVFLAAGSNVFLTASSNAFLTACSNVFLTAGSNIFLTGGSNVFLTAGSIIFFTAGSNVFLTAGSSVFLTAGSNVFFTAGSNIFLTAGSNVFLTAGSNVFLTAGSNVFLTAGSNVFLTAGSNVFLTAGSNVFLTACSNFFLTAGSNVFLAAGSNVFLTASSNAFLTACSNVFLTAGSNIFLTAGSVIFFTAGSNVFLTAGSNAFLTACSNVFLTAGSNIFLTAGSVIFFTAGSNVFLTAGSNVFLIAGSNIYLTAGSNVLLMAGSNIFLTAGSIIFFTAGSNVFLTAGSNVFLTAGSNIFLTGGSNVFLTAGSNVFLTAGSIVFFSADSNIFLTAGSNIFLTAGSNVFLTAGSNVFFTAGSNIFLTAGSNVFLTAGSNVFLTAGSNVFLTACSNFFLTAGSNVFLTAGSNVFLTAGSNVFLAAGSNVFLTAGSNLFLTAGSNVFLTAGSNVFLTAGSNVFLTAGSNVFPTAGSNIFLTGGSNVFLTAGSNVFPTAGSNIFLTGGSNVFLTAGSIVFFSAGSNIFLTAGSNVFLTAGSNVFLTTGSNIFVTAGSNVFLTAGSNVFFTAGSNIFLTAGSNVFFTAGSNIFLTAGSNVFLTAGSNVFLTAGSNVFLTACSNFFLTTGSNVFLIAGSNVFLTAGSNVFLAAGSNVFLTAGSNVFLTACSNVFLTAGYNVFLTAGSNIFLTGGSNVFLTAGSNIFLTGGYNVFLTAGSNIFLTAGSVIFFTAGSNVFLTADSNVFLIAGSNIFLTAGSNVLLTAGSNVFLTAGSNVFLAAGSNVFLTAGSNVFLTAGSKVILTAGSNVFLTAGSNVFFTAGSNIFLTAGSNILLTAGSNVFLTAGSNVFLTAGSNIFLTGGSNVFLTAGSNVFLTAGSIVFFSAGSNIFLTAGSNVFLTAGSNVFLTAGSNIFVTAGSNVFLTAGSNVFFTAGSNIFLTAGSNVFLTAGSNVFLTAGSNVFLTACSNVFLTAGYNVFLTAGSNILLTASSNILVTAGSNVFLTADSNVFLTAGFSGNRIK from the exons GTTCTAATATCGTCCTTACGGCAGGTTCTGATGTTTTCCTTACAGCAGGTTCTGATGTTTTCCTTACTGCAGGTTCTAATATCTTCTTTACTGCAGGTTCTAATATCGTCCTTACGGCAGGTTCTGATGTTTTCCTTACAGCAGGTTCTGATGTTTTCCTTACAGCAGGTTCTAATGTCTTCCTTACTGCAGGTTCTAATGTCTTCCTTACAGCAGGTTCTAATGTCTTCCTTACAGGAAGGTTCTAATATCTTCCTTACTGCAGGTTCTGTTATCTTCTTTACAGCAGGTTCTAATGTCTTCCTTGCTGCAGGTTCAAATGTCTTCTTTCCTGCAGGTTCTAATGTCTTCCTTACAGCAGGTTCTAATGTCTTCCTTACAGCAGGTTCTAATGTCTTCCTTACTGCAG GTTCTGCAGGTTCTAATGTCTTCCTTGCTGCAGGTTCTAATGTCTTCCTTACTGCAGGTTCTAATGTCTTCCTTACTGCAGGTTCTAATGTCTTCCTTACAGCAGGTTCTAATGTCTTCCTTGCAGCATGTTCTAATGTCTTCCTTACAGCAGGTTCTAATGTCTTCCTTGCAGCATGTTCTAATGTCTTCCTTACTGCAGGTTCTAATGTCTTCCTTACAGCAGGTTCTAATGCCTTCCTTACAGCAGGTTCTAATGTCTTCCATACTGCATGTTCTAATTTCTTCCTTACAGCAGGTTCTAATGTCTTCCTTACTGCAGGTTCTAATGTCTTCCTTACAACAGGTTCTAATGTCTTCCTTACAGCAGGTTCTAATATCTTCCTTACAGGAGGTTCTAATGTCTTCCTTACAGCAGGTTCTATTATCTTCTTTACTGCAGGTTCTAATGTCTTCCTTACAGCAGGTTCTAGTGTCTTTCTTACTGCAGGTTCTAATGTCTTCTTTACTGCAGGTTCTAATATCTTCCTCACAGCAGGTTCTAATGTCTTCCTCACTGCAGGTTCGAATGTCTTCCTTACTGCAGGTTCTAATGTCTTCCTCACAGCAGGTTCTAATGTCTTCCTCACAGCAGGTTCTAATGTCTTCCTTACAGCAGGTTCTAATGTCTTCCTTACTGCATGTTCTAATTTCTTCCTTACAGCGGGTTCTAATGTCTTCCTTGCAGCAGGTTCTAATGTCTTCCTTACAGCAAGTTCTAATGCCTTCCTTACTGCATGTTCTAATGTCTTCCTCACTGCAGGTTCTAATATCTTCCTTACAGGAGGTTCTAATGTCTTCCTTACAGCAGGTTCTATTATCTTCTTTACTGCAGGTTCTAATGTCTTCCTTACAGCAGGTTCTAGTGTCTTTCTTACTGCAGGTTCTAATGTCTTCTTTACTGCAGGTTCTAATATCTTCCTCACAGCAGGTTCTAATGTCTTCCTCACTGCAGGTTCGAATGTCTTCCTTACTGCAGGTTCTAATGTCTTCCTCACAGCAGGTTCTAATGTCTTCCTCACAGCAGGTTCTAATGTCTTCCTTACAGCAGGTTCTAATGTCTTCCTTACTGCATGTTCTAATTTCTTCCTTACAGCGGGTTCTAATGTCTTCCTTGCAGCAGGTTCTAATGTCTTCCTTACAGCAAGTTCTAATGCCTTCCTTACTGCATGTTCTAATGTCTTCCTCACTGCAGGTTCTAATATCTTCCTTACTGCAGGTTCTGTTATCTTCTTTACTGCAGGTTCTAATGTCTTCCTTACAGCAGGTTCTAATGCCTTCCTTACTGCATGTTCTAATGTCTTCCTCACTGCAGGTTCTAATATCTTCCTTACTGCAGGTTCTGTTATCTTCTTTACTGCAGGTTCTAATGTCTTCCTTACAGCAGGTTCTAATGTCTTCCTTATAGCAGGTTCTAATATCTACCTTACTGCAGGTTCTAATGTCTTGCTTATGGCAGGTTCTAATATCTTCCTTACTGCAGGTTCTATTATCTTCTTTACTGCAGGTTCTAATGTCTTCCTTACAGCAGGTTCTAATGTCTTCCTTACAGCAGGTTCTAATATCTTCCTTACAGGAGGTTCTAATGTCTTCCTTACAGCAGGTTCTAATGTCTTCCTTACTGCAGGTTCTATTGTCTTCTTTAGTGCAGATTCTAATATATTTCTTACTGCAGGTTCTAATATATTTCTTACTGCAGGTTCTAATGTCTTCCTTACTGCAGGTTCTAATGTCTTCTTTACTGCAGGTTCTAATATCTTCCTTACAGCAGGTTCTAATGTCTTCCTTACTGCAGGTTCTAATGTCTTCCTTACAGCAGGTTCTAATGTCTTCCTTACTGCATGTTCTAATTTCTTCCTTACAGCAGGTTCTAATGTCTTCCTTACTGCAGGTTCTAATGTCTTCCTTACAGCAGGTTCTAATGTCTTCCTTGCAGCAGGTTCTAATGTCTTCCTTACAGCAGGTTCTAATCTCTTCCTTACTGCAGGTTCTAATGTCTTCCTTACAGCAG GTTCTAATGTCTTCCTTACAGCAGGTTCTAATGTCTTCCTTACAGCAGGTTCTAATGTCTTCCCTACAGCAGGTTCTAATATCTTCCTTACAGGAGGTTCTAATGTCTTCCTTACAGCAGGTTCTAATGTCTTCCCTACAGCAGGTTCTAATATCTTCCTTACAGGAGGTTCTAATGTCTTCCTTACTGCAGGTTCTATTGTCTTCTTTAGTGCAGGTTCTAATATATTTCTTACTGCAGGTTCTAATGTCTTCCTTACTGCAGGTTCAAATGTCTTCCTTACTACAGGTTCTAATATCTTCGTTACTGCAGGTTCTAATGTCTTCCTTACTGCAGGTTCTAATGTCTTCTTTACTGCAGGTTCTAATATCTTCCTTACAGCAGGTTCTAATGTCTTCTTTACTGCAGGTTCTAATATCTTCCTTACAGCAGGTTCTAATGTCTTCCTTACTGCAGGTTCTAATGTCTTCCTTACAGCAGGTTCTAATGTCTTCCTTACTGCATGTTCTAATTTCTTCCTTACAACAGGTTCTAATGTCTTCCTTATTGCAGGTTCTAATGTCTTCCTTACAGCAGGTTCTAATGTCTTCCTTGCAGCAGGTTCTAATGTCTTCCTTACAGCAGGTTCTAATGTCTTCCTTACTGCATGTTCTAATGTCTTCCTTACAGCAGGTTATAATGTCTTCCTTACAGCAGGTTCTAATATCTTCCTTACAGGAGGTTCTAATGTCTTCCTTACTGCAGGTTCTAATATCTTCCTTACAGGAGGTTATAATGTCTTCCTCACTGCAGGTTCTAATATCTTCCTTACTGCAGGTTCTGTTATCTTCTTTACTGCAGGTTCTAATGTCTTCCTTACAGCAGATTCTAATGTCTTCCTTATAGCAGGTTCTAATATCTTCCTTACTGCAGGTTCTAATGTCTTGCTTACGGCAGGTTCTAATGTCTTCCTTACTGCAGGTTCTAATGTCTTCCTTGCAGCAGGTTCTAATGTCTTCCTTACTGCAGGTTCTAATGTCTTCCTTACAGCAGGTTCTAAGGTCATCCTTACTGCAGGTTCTAATGTCTTCCTTACAGCAGGTTCTAATGTCTTCTTTACTGCAGGTTCTAATATCTTCCTAACAGCAGGTTCTAATATCCTCCTTACAGCAGGTTCTAATGTCTTCCTTACAGCAGGTTCTAATGTCTTCCTTACAGCAGGTTCTAATATCTTCCTTACAGGAGGTTCTAATGTCTTCCTTACAGCAGGTTCTAATGTCTTCCTTACTGCAGGTTCTATTGTCTTCTTTAGTGCAGGTTCTAATATATTCCTTACTGCAGGTTCTAATGTCTTCCTTACTGCAGGTTCAAATGTCTTCCTTACTGCAGGTTCTAATATCTTCGTTACTGCAGGTTCTAATGTCTTCCTTACTGCAGGTTCTAATGTCTTCTTTACTGCAGGTTCTAATATCTTCCTTACAGCAGGTTCTAATGTCTTCCTTACTGCAGGTTCTAATGTCTTCCTTACAGCAGGTTCTAATGTCTTCCTTACTGCATGTTCTAATGTCTTCCTTACAGCAGGTTATAATGTCTTCCTAACAGCAGGTTCTAATATCCTCCTTACAGCAAGTTCTAATATCCTCGTTACTGCAGGTTCTAATGTCTTCCTTACAGCAGATTCTAATGTCTTCCTTACTGCTGGTTTTTCCGGCAacagaattaaataa